One window from the genome of Pseudonocardia hierapolitana encodes:
- a CDS encoding MFS transporter has protein sequence MLLGGSLGDHFGRRRVFVVGVVWFALASLLCGLAPDIGTLIAARALQGVGGALLTPGSLALISASFHGPDRAAAIGAWSGLGGVAGAIGPFLGGWLVEWNWRTVFLINLPLAALIVIIALRHVPESRDTESPPGLDIAGTVVGAVGLGALTYGLTGLGERGPDPLLLAAAGLGVLALVAFVLVERRSAHPLVPPTLFANTTFSAANAATLLVYGALGVVFVLLVLQLQVVAGFTPLAAGTALLPVTVIMLVFSARAGALAGRIGPRLPMTLGPLVSAAGLLLLLRVDETASWLVDVLPGVTVFGAGLTLTVAPLTSTVLDAAPDRFAGAASGVNNAVARAAGLLAVAVVPGLAGISGVVYTDPVAFSAGFRTAMMISAGLLVAAAVVAFALLRRPRRECAPDRLRIEECAHCGVTGPQIYPRIRTAER, from the coding sequence ATCCTGCTCGGGGGCTCGCTCGGTGACCACTTCGGGCGGCGGCGCGTGTTCGTCGTCGGGGTGGTGTGGTTCGCCCTGGCGTCGCTGCTGTGCGGGCTGGCCCCGGACATCGGCACCCTGATCGCGGCGCGTGCGCTGCAGGGTGTCGGCGGTGCCCTGCTCACCCCGGGCAGCCTGGCCTTGATCTCGGCGTCGTTCCACGGCCCGGACCGCGCGGCCGCGATCGGTGCCTGGTCGGGGCTCGGCGGCGTCGCCGGCGCCATCGGCCCGTTCCTCGGCGGCTGGCTCGTCGAGTGGAACTGGCGGACCGTCTTCCTCATCAACCTGCCACTCGCCGCGCTGATCGTCATCATCGCCCTGCGCCACGTCCCGGAGAGCCGGGATACCGAGTCCCCGCCCGGACTGGACATCGCGGGCACCGTGGTCGGCGCCGTCGGGCTCGGCGCCCTGACCTACGGCCTCACCGGCCTCGGCGAGCGCGGCCCGGACCCGCTCCTGCTCGCCGCGGCGGGGCTCGGCGTGCTGGCGCTGGTGGCGTTCGTGCTCGTGGAACGGCGCTCCGCACACCCGTTGGTGCCGCCCACCCTGTTCGCGAACACCACGTTCAGTGCGGCCAATGCCGCCACGCTGCTGGTCTACGGCGCGCTCGGCGTGGTGTTCGTGCTGCTGGTGCTGCAGTTGCAGGTCGTCGCCGGGTTCACGCCGCTGGCCGCGGGCACGGCGCTGCTTCCCGTGACGGTGATCATGCTCGTGTTCTCCGCCCGGGCCGGCGCGCTGGCGGGCCGGATCGGGCCGCGGCTGCCGATGACCCTGGGGCCGCTGGTCAGCGCCGCCGGCCTGCTCCTGCTGCTGCGGGTGGACGAGACCGCCTCGTGGCTCGTCGACGTCCTGCCGGGAGTGACGGTGTTCGGCGCCGGGCTGACGCTGACCGTCGCGCCGCTGACCTCCACCGTGCTCGATGCCGCCCCCGACCGCTTCGCCGGCGCCGCGTCGGGCGTCAACAACGCGGTCGCCCGCGCAGCTGGGTTGCTCGCCGTGGCGGTGGTGCCCGGGCTCGCCGGTATCAGCGGGGTGGTCTACACCGACCCCGTCGCCTTCTCCGCCGGCTTCCGCACCGCGATGATGATCTCCGCCGGACTGCTGGTCGCCGCCGCGGTCGTGGCATTCGCTCTGCTGCGCCGCCCGCGCCGCGAGTGCGCCCCCGACCGGCTGCGCATCGAGGAGTGCGCGCATTGCGGCGTGACCGGACCGCAGATCTACCCGCGTATCCGTACGGCGGAGCGGTAG
- a CDS encoding extracellular solute-binding protein: MTSPANVMPKMHRRRFLQLAAMGVSLPAIASVGACGGGGTGALGGGGGGEVTELIVPTNQSPWLDAYRTVAAQYEAETGVRITLREFPYDGLRTQMTNAIQNQNLVFDLFQLDEPWTHQFYDNDWVMPLDEVDAQFSLDPAVLTYDALPYWDEQTRTSDENGRVMGLPLNGNVHLLIYRTDLYEQLGLPVPRTWADAVAAGERAQQAGIARYGYATRGQASSGGQSITYDYMPVLYSHGGRWFADEGTDWTPALDTPEALAATEMYTRLLALGPAEPQTVGQAEVIAALQSGEALQAHVVAAAAAQLEDPSASNVVGKLGYAVVPAGPIGEPAPTSGTWSLCVPRGLPPERAQATYRFIRWMLDKQQQTAFGQAGGIASRSDVLDELGSGDAVNLQAVADSMPDVHRAVRYVFSAPMLEVTERILSGIGAGATPAAEGLAQLQEELTRVVREAGFLQ; encoded by the coding sequence ATGACTTCACCGGCGAACGTCATGCCGAAGATGCATCGTCGACGGTTCCTCCAGCTCGCGGCCATGGGGGTCTCCCTCCCGGCGATCGCGAGCGTCGGTGCGTGCGGCGGCGGGGGCACGGGCGCGCTGGGCGGCGGCGGGGGCGGTGAGGTCACCGAGCTGATCGTGCCGACCAACCAGTCGCCGTGGCTGGACGCCTACCGCACGGTCGCGGCGCAGTACGAGGCGGAGACCGGGGTACGGATCACGCTGCGCGAGTTCCCCTACGACGGGCTGCGCACGCAGATGACCAACGCGATCCAGAACCAAAACCTCGTCTTCGACCTCTTCCAGCTCGACGAACCCTGGACCCACCAGTTCTACGACAACGACTGGGTCATGCCGCTGGACGAGGTGGACGCGCAGTTCTCGCTCGACCCGGCCGTGCTGACCTACGACGCGCTCCCGTACTGGGACGAGCAGACCCGCACGTCGGACGAGAACGGGCGCGTCATGGGGCTGCCGCTCAACGGCAACGTCCACCTGCTGATCTACCGGACGGACCTCTACGAGCAGCTCGGCCTGCCGGTGCCGAGGACGTGGGCGGACGCGGTGGCGGCGGGCGAACGGGCGCAACAGGCGGGGATCGCCCGCTACGGCTACGCGACCAGGGGCCAGGCCTCCTCCGGCGGGCAGTCCATCACCTACGACTACATGCCCGTGCTCTACAGCCACGGCGGGAGGTGGTTCGCCGACGAGGGCACCGACTGGACGCCCGCGCTCGACACCCCGGAGGCCCTCGCGGCCACCGAGATGTACACGCGGCTGCTCGCGCTCGGCCCGGCCGAGCCGCAGACCGTGGGGCAGGCCGAGGTCATCGCCGCCCTGCAGAGCGGCGAGGCGCTGCAGGCGCACGTCGTCGCGGCCGCGGCGGCCCAGCTGGAGGACCCGTCGGCGTCGAACGTCGTCGGCAAGCTCGGGTACGCCGTGGTCCCGGCCGGGCCGATCGGCGAGCCCGCCCCGACCAGCGGCACGTGGTCGCTGTGCGTCCCGCGCGGTCTCCCGCCGGAGCGGGCGCAGGCCACGTACCGGTTCATCCGCTGGATGCTCGACAAGCAGCAGCAGACGGCGTTCGGGCAGGCAGGCGGCATCGCAAGCCGGTCGGACGTGCTCGACGAGCTCGGCAGTGGTGACGCCGTGAACCTCCAAGCGGTGGCCGACTCGATGCCGGACGTCCATCGCGCGGTGCGCTACGTCTTCTCGGCCCCGATGCTGGAGGTGACGGAGCGGATCCTCAGCGGTATCGGAGCCGGCGCCACCCCCGCGGCC
- a CDS encoding formylglycine-generating enzyme family protein: MRGDSWRPTRWRCRSPAGVPSLRSTTGWDDERQPGHPPRRPHHRRKAASWEKGRDAAEASCLGARRARPGRYPWGDELTPGGEHRCNIWQGRFPMHDTAPVDAFAPNGFGLYNVAGNVWEWCADWFDRAERNRAMRGGSYLCHESYCNPGCSSHRPNSPTDPPPTNGESIAAHTGERRHCGPLEGRVAVVSRRCARDCGAASCGVDNPVGIRLELLVAARDAGFRGVAAGWTTMRTSGHYVRT; encoded by the coding sequence ATTCGCGGTGATTCGTGGCGGCCGACACGGTGGCGGTGTCGGTCACCCGCCGGAGTCCCGAGCCTCCGGAGCACGACCGGCTGGGACGACGAACGCCAGCCGGGGCATCCACCACGGCGACCTCACCACCGTCGTAAAGCGGCGAGCTGGGAAAAGGGGCGGGATGCTGCGGAAGCGAGCTGCCTAGGCGCGCGGCGGGCTCGACCAGGCCGCTACCCGTGGGGTGACGAGCTCACGCCCGGCGGCGAGCACCGCTGCAACATCTGGCAGGGGCGGTTCCCGATGCACGACACCGCTCCGGTCGACGCGTTCGCACCCAACGGGTTCGGCCTGTACAACGTGGCGGGCAACGTGTGGGAGTGGTGCGCCGACTGGTTCGACCGCGCCGAGCGGAACCGTGCCATGCGCGGGGGCTCGTACCTGTGCCACGAGTCGTACTGCAACCCGGGGTGCTCGTCGCACCGGCCGAACTCGCCCACTGACCCACCACCCACCAACGGGGAGTCGATCGCCGCACATACAGGGGAACGTCGTCACTGCGGACCGTTGGAGGGCCGGGTTGCGGTCGTGTCTCGTCGATGTGCGCGGGACTGCGGCGCGGCTTCGTGCGGCGTCGACAATCCCGTCGGCATCCGCCTCGAGTTGCTCGTTGCGGCTCGCGATGCCGGATTCCGAGGTGTCGCCGCCGGATGGACGACGATGAGGACCAGCGGCCACTATGTTCGGACATAG
- a CDS encoding alpha-amylase family glycosyl hydrolase has product MPLIGAVPQGTGTLVRVFAENATSVRVLGDWNGWDEATAVDLTPDGDGFWAGHVAGLVAGGRYELLVGRGGAGFSRRLDPAARDTDSSSLDNWHNKSRVVDTGHTWASFDTPAFDNLILYQCHVGSFAGYRDGHVAVGGVASFDQLRTKLGYIRELGFNALALLPVQEFRFDRSWGYNPSFYFALESAYGRPDDLRELVDACHQRGLAVIFDVVYNHISDEDSSFHHFDEAADGTGDSYLGTDQTYRTDWGTAPAFWRPGIRDFFVANMEMYLNEYNGDGLRFDSTRSMERARGLGNDGWQFMQHLTWEAKRRFPDKYLIAEHLPDHESIVSSAGFHATWTVEPFYALLRALDGENPMGNLERLIGNSYPESWNTVTYLLGSHDECGDNEQGRKGKRHYVQRFGGRGNWHARAKARLAWSLNVAIKGTPMLFMGSECHLDGYWHDGPDNSGDHRFDWSIAGDRTGMEMRHLIHAANYTRWNHPALRSGGLEITHRDPSGVLAFKRWNNDGDVVLIIVNASDTNHTGTSYGVATGQSGRWQQILCSQDAWFGGWDGAGNAFHEPWTQDDGHIYVNVPQWSVTMFRLR; this is encoded by the coding sequence ATGCCGCTGATCGGAGCGGTTCCGCAGGGCACCGGGACGCTGGTGCGGGTTTTCGCCGAGAACGCCACGTCGGTGCGGGTGCTGGGTGATTGGAACGGCTGGGACGAGGCGACTGCGGTCGACCTGACACCCGACGGCGACGGCTTCTGGGCAGGCCACGTCGCGGGGCTGGTGGCCGGCGGCCGCTACGAGCTGCTCGTGGGTCGGGGTGGGGCCGGGTTCAGCCGTCGGCTCGACCCCGCCGCGCGCGACACCGACAGCTCGAGCCTGGACAACTGGCACAACAAGTCGCGGGTGGTGGACACCGGCCACACCTGGGCATCGTTCGACACACCCGCATTCGACAACCTGATCCTGTACCAGTGTCACGTCGGCTCGTTCGCCGGCTACCGCGACGGCCACGTCGCCGTGGGTGGCGTGGCCTCATTCGACCAACTGCGGACCAAGCTGGGCTACATCCGGGAGCTCGGATTCAACGCACTTGCGCTGCTGCCCGTCCAGGAGTTCCGGTTCGATCGCTCGTGGGGCTACAACCCGTCCTTCTACTTCGCACTCGAGTCGGCCTACGGCCGCCCCGACGACCTGCGCGAGCTGGTCGACGCTTGCCACCAGCGCGGCCTCGCCGTCATCTTCGACGTGGTCTACAACCACATCAGCGACGAGGACAGCTCCTTCCACCACTTCGACGAGGCGGCAGACGGCACCGGCGACAGCTACCTGGGCACCGACCAGACCTACCGCACCGACTGGGGCACCGCACCGGCGTTCTGGCGGCCCGGCATTCGCGACTTCTTCGTCGCCAACATGGAGATGTACCTGAACGAGTACAACGGCGACGGGCTTCGCTTCGACTCGACCCGCAGCATGGAACGGGCGCGCGGGCTGGGCAACGACGGCTGGCAGTTCATGCAGCACCTCACCTGGGAAGCCAAGCGCCGCTTCCCGGACAAGTACCTCATCGCCGAGCACCTGCCCGACCACGAGTCCATCGTGTCCTCGGCCGGCTTCCACGCCACTTGGACAGTGGAGCCCTTCTACGCGCTGCTGCGCGCGCTCGACGGCGAGAACCCGATGGGCAACCTCGAAAGGCTGATCGGGAACTCGTACCCCGAATCGTGGAACACCGTCACCTACCTCCTGGGTTCGCACGACGAGTGCGGCGATAACGAGCAGGGTCGAAAGGGCAAGCGGCACTACGTTCAGCGGTTCGGCGGCCGCGGAAACTGGCACGCGCGGGCCAAGGCGCGCCTGGCCTGGTCCCTCAACGTCGCGATCAAGGGCACACCAATGCTGTTCATGGGCAGCGAATGCCACCTGGACGGATACTGGCACGACGGCCCGGACAACAGCGGCGACCACCGCTTCGACTGGTCCATCGCCGGCGACCGGACCGGGATGGAGATGCGCCACCTGATACACGCGGCGAACTACACCCGCTGGAACCATCCGGCACTCCGCAGCGGCGGCCTCGAGATCACCCACCGAGACCCGAGCGGCGTGCTCGCGTTCAAGCGCTGGAACAACGACGGCGATGTCGTTCTGATCATCGTGAACGCCAGCGACACCAACCACACCGGCACGAGCTACGGCGTCGCCACCGGGCAGAGCGGACGCTGGCAGCAGATACTCTGCTCACAGGACGCCTGGTTCGGCGGCTGGGACGGTGCCGGCAATGCCTTCCACGAGCCGTGGACTCAGGACGACGGGCACATCTACGTCAACGTCCCGCAATGGTCGGTGACGATGTTCCGCCTGCGGTGA